A single genomic interval of Gallus gallus isolate bGalGal1 chromosome 10, bGalGal1.mat.broiler.GRCg7b, whole genome shotgun sequence harbors:
- the USP8 gene encoding ubiquitin carboxyl-terminal hydrolase 8 isoform X4 yields the protein MPAVASVPKELYLCTSLKDLNQKTEIKHEKTNSTKSYVQSALKIFKAAEECRLDRDEEKAYILYMKYVAVYNFIKKRPDFKQQQDYFHSILGPTNLKKAIEEAERLSDSLKLRYEEAEVRKKLEERDRQELQKKQEPKDDGKSSAKTSSESTVDCKGKSQRINGETKHSLERKDQAESFSAVTAEKLFAMMTDKTIELIIMDTRSLKDYQESCIPRSVSVPEEAISPGVTASWIEARLPEDSKDPWKKRGHFDYVVLLDWFSSAEDLNIGTTLRSLKDALFKWESKTILQNEPLVLEGGYENWLLCFPQYTTNAKVTPPQHGKSEAVTVSLDFTYPSLEEPAPAPPVAPIKPSPTEVVENEETGANLEERLKSLNRPSVEGAAVPKPDSSFVVNPASITRSIPEVDRSKKPSIKIPDDNKSKSESTLSDSQPIEKGRVVPDRSTKPLLDAKSVLTEEEKSRVHAETAALMEKNRREKELRERQKEEQKERIKREKEEQEQKAKEEQREKEHKEKLQQSKEEREQKERDEQIKREQEEKEKEKARKEAIEAKKQNKNEPESIDAKKVETDKISIEKREKGTRTPDTQRRVLGDVSPNKSQREPLTRARSEEMGRVIPGLPDGWAKFLDPITGTFRYYHSPTNTVQMYPPEMAPSSTPPATPPTRKPKPQVAVEREREHSKLKRSYSSPDITQAIQEEEKKRIPVTPAVNRENKPAYYPKTEISRLSASQIRNLNPVFGGSGPALTGLRNLGNTCYMNSILQCLCNAPHLAEYFNKNLYQDDINRSNFLGHKGEVAEEFGVIMKALWTGQYKYISPKDFKITIGKINDQFAGYSQQDSQELLLFLMDGLHEDLNKADNRKRYKEENNDHLDDLKAAELAWQKHKQLNESIIVALFQGQFKSTVQCLTCHKKSRTFEAFMYLSLPLASTSKCTLQECLRLFSKEEKLTDNNRFYCSHCKTRRDSLKKIEIWKLPPVLLVHLKRFSYDGRWKQKLQTSVDFPLETLDLSQYVIGPKNNLKRYNLFSVSNHYGGLDGGHYTAYCKNASKQRWFKFDDHEVSEISASSVKSSAAYILFYTSYEQRAVDMAT from the exons ATGCCTGCTGTGGCATCTGTACCTAAGGAGCTGTATCTGTGTACTTCATTGAAAGATCTCAaccagaagacagaaataaagcatgaaAAGACCAATAGTACAAAGAG TTATGTGCAGAGTGCCCTTAAGATTTTCAAAGCCGCAGAAGAATGCAGATTGGACCGAGATGAAGAGAAAGCTTATATCCTGTACATGAAATATGTGGCTGtttataattttattaaaaagagaCCTGATTTTAAGCAGCAACAG GATTATTTCCATTCCATTCTTGGGCCTACAAACTTAAAAAAAGCTATTGAAGAAGCTGAAAGACTGTCAGACAGCCTTAAACTCAG ATATGAGGAAGCTGAAGTACGGAAAAAACTTGAAGAGAGGGACAGACAGGAActgcagaaaaagcaagaaccAAAAGATGATGGAAAGAGTTCAGCCAAAACCTCATCAGAAAGTACAGTAGAttgcaaaggaaaaagccaAAGG ATTAATGGCGAGACGAAGCATTCACTGGAAAGAAAGGATCAGGCTGAGAGTTTTAGTG CAGTGACAGCTGAGAAGTTGTTTGCAATGATGACAGACAAAACCATTGAATTGATTATAATGGATACTCGAAGCTTGAAGGACTACCAAGAATCCTGTATTCCAAGATCTGTCAGCGTTCCAGAAGAAGCTATCAGTCCTGG AGTTACTGCTAGTTGGATTGAAGCTAGACTCCCAGAGGATTCTAAAGATCCATGGAAGAAGAGAGGACACTTTGATTATGTTGTACTGCTGGACTGGTTTAGTTCTGCAGAAGACTTAAATATAGGAACAACTCTTCGGAGTCTGAAAGATGCACTTTTTAAG TGGGAAAGCAAAACTATACTGCAGAATGAACCTTTGGTTCTAGAAGGAGGCTATGAAAACTGGCTCCTTTGCTTTCCCCAGTACACAACAAATGCTAAAGTAACTCCACCCCAACATGGCAAGAGTGAAGCAGTAACCGTGTCTT TGGATTTTACGTATCCATCTCTAGAAgagccagctcctgctccacCTGTTGCCCCTATAAAGCCTTCTCCAACAGAAGTGgttgaaaatgaagaaactggAGCTAATTTGGAAGAGAGGCTAAAATCACTGAACAGACCAAGTGTGGAAGGTGCTGCTGTTCCAAAACCTGACAGCTCATTTGTAGTTAATCCAGCATCGATAACAAGAAGTATCCCTGAG GTTGATCGTTCTAAAAAGCCTTCAATAAAGATACCTGATgataataaatcaaaatctGAAAGTACGCTCAGTGACAGCCAACCTATTGAGAAGGGCCGCGTGGTTCCGGACCGGTCCACAAAGCCATTACTTGATGCTAAGAGTGTTctgacagaagaagaaaaaagccgTGTGCATGCAGAAACTGCTGctctgatggagaaaaacagacgAGAAAAAGAACTGCGggagaggcagaaggaagaacaaaaagagagaatCAAGcgagaaaaggaagaacaggagcaaaaggcaaaggaagaacagagagaaaaggaacacaaagaAAAGCTACAGCAATCCAAGGAGGAGAGGGAACAGAAGGAGAGAGACGAGCAGATAAAAAGAGaacaggaggagaaggaaaaagaaaaagcacgcAAAGAAGCAATagaagcaaaaaagcaaaataaaaatgaaccaGAAAGCATTGATGCAAAAAAGGTTGAGACTGACAAAATATCTatagaaaaaagagaaaagggaactCGAACACCGGATACGCAGAGACGTGTACTGGGTGATGTATCTCCAAATAAG TCCCAGCGGGAGCCATTGACCAGAGCACGAAGTGAAGAAATGGGGAGGGTAATACCAGGACTGCCTGACGGTTGGGCAAAG TTTCTGGATCCAATCACTGGAACCTTTCGTTACTATCACTCGCCAACGAACACTGTTCAGATGTATCCACCAGAAATGGCTCCCTCATCCACCCCTCCAGCCACCCCACCAACCCGCAAACCCAAGCCACAGGTGGCTGTTGAGCGGGAACGAGAGCACTCCAAACTGAAACGCTCCTACTCATCCCCAGACataacccaagccattcaggaggaagagaagaaaagaattccTGTAACTCCTGCAGTCAATCGTGAAAATAA ACCAGCCTATTACCCTAAAACAGAAATTTCAAGACTCTCTGCGTCACAGATTAGGAACCTTAATCCTGTGTTTGGGGGATCGGGACCAGCTCTTACAGGACTTCGTAATCTAGGGAACACTTGCTATATGAACTCCATATTACAGTGTCTGTGCAACGCACCTCACCTAGCTGAGTATTTTAACAAAAACTTGTATCAAGATGATATTAACAG GTCCAATTTCCTGGGGCATAAAGGTGAAGTGGCTGAAGAATTTGGAGTAATAATGAAAGCTTTGTGGACAGGACAGTATAAATATATCAGTCCAAAAGACTTCAAAATTACAATTGGGAAGATTAATGACCAGTTTGCAGGATACAGCCAGCAAGACTCCCAggagctgcttctctttctcatgGACGGCTTGCACGAAGACCTCAATAAA GCTGACAACAGGAAAAgatacaaggaagaaaacaatgatCATCTCGATGACCTCAAAGCAGCAGAACTAGCCTGGCAGAAGCACAAACAGCTCAACGAATCCATTATTGTGGCACTCTTCCAAGGCCAGTTCAAATCAACAGTGCAGTGTCTCACGTGTCACAAGAAGTCCCGGACCTTTGAGGCTTTCATGTATTTGTCCTTACCACTTGCATCCACTAGTAAATGCACACTGCAG GAATGCCTTAGATTGTTCTCCAAAGAGGAAAAGCTCACCGATAACAACAGATTTTACTGTAGCCATTGCAAAACTCGAAGGgattctttgaaaaaaatagaaatttggAAATTACCACCTGTGCTTCTCGTGCACCTGAAACG ATTTTCCTATGATGGAAGATGGAAGCAAAAGCTTCAGACCTCTGTAGATTTCCCATTGGAAACTCTTGACCTTTCACAGTATGTTATTGGTCCAAAGAATAATTTGAAGAGATACAATCTATTTTCAGTATCA AATCATTATGGTGGGTTGGATGGAGGGCACTACACCGCCTACTGCAAAAACGCCTCAAAACAGCGCTGGTTTAAGTTTGATGACCATGAAGTATCTGAGATCTCAGCATCATCTGTGAAATCCTCAGCTGCATATATTCTCTTTTACACTTCTTATGAACAAAGAGCAGTGGATATGGCCACATAA
- the USP8 gene encoding ubiquitin carboxyl-terminal hydrolase 8 isoform X2 — MPAVASVPKELYLCTSLKDLNQKTEIKHEKTNSTKSYVQSALKIFKAAEECRLDRDEEKAYILYMKYVAVYNFIKKRPDFKQQQDYFHSILGPTNLKKAIEEAERLSDSLKLRYEEAEVRKKLEERDRQELQKKQEPKDDGKSSAKTSSESTVDCKGKSQRINGETKHSLERKDQAESFSAVTAEKLFAMMTDKTIELIIMDTRSLKDYQESCIPRSVSVPEEAISPGVTASWIEARLPEDSKDPWKKRGHFDYVVLLDWFSSAEDLNIGTTLRSLKDALFKWESKTILQNEPLVLEGGYENWLLCFPQYTTNAKVTPPQHGKSEAVTVSLDFTYPSLEEPAPAPPVAPIKPSPTEVVENEETGANLEERLKSLNRPSVEGAAVPKPDSSFVVNPASITRSIPEVDRSKKPSIKIPDDNKSKSESTLSDSQPIEKGRVVPDRSTKPLLDAKSVLTEEEKSRVHAETAALMEKNRREKELRERQKEEQKERIKREKEEQEQKAKEEQREKEHKEKLQQSKEEREQKERDEQIKREQEEKEKEKARKEAIEAKKQNKNEPESIDAKKVETDKISIEKREKGTRTPDTQRRVLGDVSPNKQTEVKGQPDSGAQKPGPLREDSEQDTERLKSQREPLTRARSEEMGRVIPGLPDGWAKFLDPITGTFRYYHSPTNTVQMYPPEMAPSSTPPATPPTRKPKPQVAVEREREHSKLKRSYSSPDITQAIQEEEKKRIPVTPAVNRENKPAYYPKTEISRLSASQIRNLNPVFGGSGPALTGLRNLGNTCYMNSILQCLCNAPHLAEYFNKNLYQDDINRSNFLGHKGEVAEEFGVIMKALWTGQYKYISPKDFKITIGKINDQFAGYSQQDSQELLLFLMDGLHEDLNKADNRKRYKEENNDHLDDLKAAELAWQKHKQLNESIIVALFQGQFKSTVQCLTCHKKSRTFEAFMYLSLPLASTSKCTLQECLRLFSKEEKLTDNNRFYCSHCKTRRDSLKKIEIWKLPPVLLVHLKRFSYDGRWKQKLQTSVDFPLETLDLSQYVIGPKNNLKRYNLFSVSNHYGGLDGGHYTAYCKNASKQRWFKFDDHEVSEISASSVKSSAAYILFYTSYEQRAVDMAT, encoded by the exons ATGCCTGCTGTGGCATCTGTACCTAAGGAGCTGTATCTGTGTACTTCATTGAAAGATCTCAaccagaagacagaaataaagcatgaaAAGACCAATAGTACAAAGAG TTATGTGCAGAGTGCCCTTAAGATTTTCAAAGCCGCAGAAGAATGCAGATTGGACCGAGATGAAGAGAAAGCTTATATCCTGTACATGAAATATGTGGCTGtttataattttattaaaaagagaCCTGATTTTAAGCAGCAACAG GATTATTTCCATTCCATTCTTGGGCCTACAAACTTAAAAAAAGCTATTGAAGAAGCTGAAAGACTGTCAGACAGCCTTAAACTCAG ATATGAGGAAGCTGAAGTACGGAAAAAACTTGAAGAGAGGGACAGACAGGAActgcagaaaaagcaagaaccAAAAGATGATGGAAAGAGTTCAGCCAAAACCTCATCAGAAAGTACAGTAGAttgcaaaggaaaaagccaAAGG ATTAATGGCGAGACGAAGCATTCACTGGAAAGAAAGGATCAGGCTGAGAGTTTTAGTG CAGTGACAGCTGAGAAGTTGTTTGCAATGATGACAGACAAAACCATTGAATTGATTATAATGGATACTCGAAGCTTGAAGGACTACCAAGAATCCTGTATTCCAAGATCTGTCAGCGTTCCAGAAGAAGCTATCAGTCCTGG AGTTACTGCTAGTTGGATTGAAGCTAGACTCCCAGAGGATTCTAAAGATCCATGGAAGAAGAGAGGACACTTTGATTATGTTGTACTGCTGGACTGGTTTAGTTCTGCAGAAGACTTAAATATAGGAACAACTCTTCGGAGTCTGAAAGATGCACTTTTTAAG TGGGAAAGCAAAACTATACTGCAGAATGAACCTTTGGTTCTAGAAGGAGGCTATGAAAACTGGCTCCTTTGCTTTCCCCAGTACACAACAAATGCTAAAGTAACTCCACCCCAACATGGCAAGAGTGAAGCAGTAACCGTGTCTT TGGATTTTACGTATCCATCTCTAGAAgagccagctcctgctccacCTGTTGCCCCTATAAAGCCTTCTCCAACAGAAGTGgttgaaaatgaagaaactggAGCTAATTTGGAAGAGAGGCTAAAATCACTGAACAGACCAAGTGTGGAAGGTGCTGCTGTTCCAAAACCTGACAGCTCATTTGTAGTTAATCCAGCATCGATAACAAGAAGTATCCCTGAG GTTGATCGTTCTAAAAAGCCTTCAATAAAGATACCTGATgataataaatcaaaatctGAAAGTACGCTCAGTGACAGCCAACCTATTGAGAAGGGCCGCGTGGTTCCGGACCGGTCCACAAAGCCATTACTTGATGCTAAGAGTGTTctgacagaagaagaaaaaagccgTGTGCATGCAGAAACTGCTGctctgatggagaaaaacagacgAGAAAAAGAACTGCGggagaggcagaaggaagaacaaaaagagagaatCAAGcgagaaaaggaagaacaggagcaaaaggcaaaggaagaacagagagaaaaggaacacaaagaAAAGCTACAGCAATCCAAGGAGGAGAGGGAACAGAAGGAGAGAGACGAGCAGATAAAAAGAGaacaggaggagaaggaaaaagaaaaagcacgcAAAGAAGCAATagaagcaaaaaagcaaaataaaaatgaaccaGAAAGCATTGATGCAAAAAAGGTTGAGACTGACAAAATATCTatagaaaaaagagaaaagggaactCGAACACCGGATACGCAGAGACGTGTACTGGGTGATGTATCTCCAAATAAG CAAACTGAGGTTAAAGGACAACCAGACAGTGGAGCTCAAAAGCCAGGACCCCTTAGAGAGGATTCTGAACAAGATACTGAAAGACTTAAA TCCCAGCGGGAGCCATTGACCAGAGCACGAAGTGAAGAAATGGGGAGGGTAATACCAGGACTGCCTGACGGTTGGGCAAAG TTTCTGGATCCAATCACTGGAACCTTTCGTTACTATCACTCGCCAACGAACACTGTTCAGATGTATCCACCAGAAATGGCTCCCTCATCCACCCCTCCAGCCACCCCACCAACCCGCAAACCCAAGCCACAGGTGGCTGTTGAGCGGGAACGAGAGCACTCCAAACTGAAACGCTCCTACTCATCCCCAGACataacccaagccattcaggaggaagagaagaaaagaattccTGTAACTCCTGCAGTCAATCGTGAAAATAA ACCAGCCTATTACCCTAAAACAGAAATTTCAAGACTCTCTGCGTCACAGATTAGGAACCTTAATCCTGTGTTTGGGGGATCGGGACCAGCTCTTACAGGACTTCGTAATCTAGGGAACACTTGCTATATGAACTCCATATTACAGTGTCTGTGCAACGCACCTCACCTAGCTGAGTATTTTAACAAAAACTTGTATCAAGATGATATTAACAG GTCCAATTTCCTGGGGCATAAAGGTGAAGTGGCTGAAGAATTTGGAGTAATAATGAAAGCTTTGTGGACAGGACAGTATAAATATATCAGTCCAAAAGACTTCAAAATTACAATTGGGAAGATTAATGACCAGTTTGCAGGATACAGCCAGCAAGACTCCCAggagctgcttctctttctcatgGACGGCTTGCACGAAGACCTCAATAAA GCTGACAACAGGAAAAgatacaaggaagaaaacaatgatCATCTCGATGACCTCAAAGCAGCAGAACTAGCCTGGCAGAAGCACAAACAGCTCAACGAATCCATTATTGTGGCACTCTTCCAAGGCCAGTTCAAATCAACAGTGCAGTGTCTCACGTGTCACAAGAAGTCCCGGACCTTTGAGGCTTTCATGTATTTGTCCTTACCACTTGCATCCACTAGTAAATGCACACTGCAG GAATGCCTTAGATTGTTCTCCAAAGAGGAAAAGCTCACCGATAACAACAGATTTTACTGTAGCCATTGCAAAACTCGAAGGgattctttgaaaaaaatagaaatttggAAATTACCACCTGTGCTTCTCGTGCACCTGAAACG ATTTTCCTATGATGGAAGATGGAAGCAAAAGCTTCAGACCTCTGTAGATTTCCCATTGGAAACTCTTGACCTTTCACAGTATGTTATTGGTCCAAAGAATAATTTGAAGAGATACAATCTATTTTCAGTATCA AATCATTATGGTGGGTTGGATGGAGGGCACTACACCGCCTACTGCAAAAACGCCTCAAAACAGCGCTGGTTTAAGTTTGATGACCATGAAGTATCTGAGATCTCAGCATCATCTGTGAAATCCTCAGCTGCATATATTCTCTTTTACACTTCTTATGAACAAAGAGCAGTGGATATGGCCACATAA
- the USP8 gene encoding ubiquitin carboxyl-terminal hydrolase 8 isoform X3, translated as MPAVASVPKELYLCTSLKDLNQKTEIKHEKTNSTKSYVQSALKIFKAAEECRLDRDEEKAYILYMKYVAVYNFIKKRPDFKQQQDYFHSILGPTNLKKAIEEAERLSDSLKLRYEEAEVRKKLEERDRQELQKKQEPKDDGKSSAKTSSESTVDCKGKSQRINGETKHSLERKDQAESFSGAVTAEKLFAMMTDKTIELIIMDTRSLKDYQESCIPRSVSVPEEAISPGVTASWIEARLPEDSKDPWKKRGHFDYVVLLDWFSSAEDLNIGTTLRSLKDALFKWESKTILQNEPLVLEGGYENWLLCFPQYTTNAKVTPPQHGKSEAVTVSLDFTYPSLEEPAPAPPVAPIKPSPTEVVENEETGANLEERLKSLNRPSVEGAAVPKPDSSFVVNPASITRSIPEVDRSKKPSIKIPDDNKSKSESTLSDSQPIEKGRVVPDRSTKPLLDAKSVLTEEEKSRVHAETAALMEKNRREKELRERQKEEQKERIKREKEEQEQKAKEEQREKEHKEKLQQSKEEREQKERDEQIKREQEEKEKEKARKEAIEAKKQNKNEPESIDAKKVETDKISIEKREKGTRTPDTQRRVLGDVSPNKSQREPLTRARSEEMGRVIPGLPDGWAKFLDPITGTFRYYHSPTNTVQMYPPEMAPSSTPPATPPTRKPKPQVAVEREREHSKLKRSYSSPDITQAIQEEEKKRIPVTPAVNRENKPAYYPKTEISRLSASQIRNLNPVFGGSGPALTGLRNLGNTCYMNSILQCLCNAPHLAEYFNKNLYQDDINRSNFLGHKGEVAEEFGVIMKALWTGQYKYISPKDFKITIGKINDQFAGYSQQDSQELLLFLMDGLHEDLNKADNRKRYKEENNDHLDDLKAAELAWQKHKQLNESIIVALFQGQFKSTVQCLTCHKKSRTFEAFMYLSLPLASTSKCTLQECLRLFSKEEKLTDNNRFYCSHCKTRRDSLKKIEIWKLPPVLLVHLKRFSYDGRWKQKLQTSVDFPLETLDLSQYVIGPKNNLKRYNLFSVSNHYGGLDGGHYTAYCKNASKQRWFKFDDHEVSEISASSVKSSAAYILFYTSYEQRAVDMAT; from the exons ATGCCTGCTGTGGCATCTGTACCTAAGGAGCTGTATCTGTGTACTTCATTGAAAGATCTCAaccagaagacagaaataaagcatgaaAAGACCAATAGTACAAAGAG TTATGTGCAGAGTGCCCTTAAGATTTTCAAAGCCGCAGAAGAATGCAGATTGGACCGAGATGAAGAGAAAGCTTATATCCTGTACATGAAATATGTGGCTGtttataattttattaaaaagagaCCTGATTTTAAGCAGCAACAG GATTATTTCCATTCCATTCTTGGGCCTACAAACTTAAAAAAAGCTATTGAAGAAGCTGAAAGACTGTCAGACAGCCTTAAACTCAG ATATGAGGAAGCTGAAGTACGGAAAAAACTTGAAGAGAGGGACAGACAGGAActgcagaaaaagcaagaaccAAAAGATGATGGAAAGAGTTCAGCCAAAACCTCATCAGAAAGTACAGTAGAttgcaaaggaaaaagccaAAGG ATTAATGGCGAGACGAAGCATTCACTGGAAAGAAAGGATCAGGCTGAGAGTTTTAGTG GAGCAGTGACAGCTGAGAAGTTGTTTGCAATGATGACAGACAAAACCATTGAATTGATTATAATGGATACTCGAAGCTTGAAGGACTACCAAGAATCCTGTATTCCAAGATCTGTCAGCGTTCCAGAAGAAGCTATCAGTCCTGG AGTTACTGCTAGTTGGATTGAAGCTAGACTCCCAGAGGATTCTAAAGATCCATGGAAGAAGAGAGGACACTTTGATTATGTTGTACTGCTGGACTGGTTTAGTTCTGCAGAAGACTTAAATATAGGAACAACTCTTCGGAGTCTGAAAGATGCACTTTTTAAG TGGGAAAGCAAAACTATACTGCAGAATGAACCTTTGGTTCTAGAAGGAGGCTATGAAAACTGGCTCCTTTGCTTTCCCCAGTACACAACAAATGCTAAAGTAACTCCACCCCAACATGGCAAGAGTGAAGCAGTAACCGTGTCTT TGGATTTTACGTATCCATCTCTAGAAgagccagctcctgctccacCTGTTGCCCCTATAAAGCCTTCTCCAACAGAAGTGgttgaaaatgaagaaactggAGCTAATTTGGAAGAGAGGCTAAAATCACTGAACAGACCAAGTGTGGAAGGTGCTGCTGTTCCAAAACCTGACAGCTCATTTGTAGTTAATCCAGCATCGATAACAAGAAGTATCCCTGAG GTTGATCGTTCTAAAAAGCCTTCAATAAAGATACCTGATgataataaatcaaaatctGAAAGTACGCTCAGTGACAGCCAACCTATTGAGAAGGGCCGCGTGGTTCCGGACCGGTCCACAAAGCCATTACTTGATGCTAAGAGTGTTctgacagaagaagaaaaaagccgTGTGCATGCAGAAACTGCTGctctgatggagaaaaacagacgAGAAAAAGAACTGCGggagaggcagaaggaagaacaaaaagagagaatCAAGcgagaaaaggaagaacaggagcaaaaggcaaaggaagaacagagagaaaaggaacacaaagaAAAGCTACAGCAATCCAAGGAGGAGAGGGAACAGAAGGAGAGAGACGAGCAGATAAAAAGAGaacaggaggagaaggaaaaagaaaaagcacgcAAAGAAGCAATagaagcaaaaaagcaaaataaaaatgaaccaGAAAGCATTGATGCAAAAAAGGTTGAGACTGACAAAATATCTatagaaaaaagagaaaagggaactCGAACACCGGATACGCAGAGACGTGTACTGGGTGATGTATCTCCAAATAAG TCCCAGCGGGAGCCATTGACCAGAGCACGAAGTGAAGAAATGGGGAGGGTAATACCAGGACTGCCTGACGGTTGGGCAAAG TTTCTGGATCCAATCACTGGAACCTTTCGTTACTATCACTCGCCAACGAACACTGTTCAGATGTATCCACCAGAAATGGCTCCCTCATCCACCCCTCCAGCCACCCCACCAACCCGCAAACCCAAGCCACAGGTGGCTGTTGAGCGGGAACGAGAGCACTCCAAACTGAAACGCTCCTACTCATCCCCAGACataacccaagccattcaggaggaagagaagaaaagaattccTGTAACTCCTGCAGTCAATCGTGAAAATAA ACCAGCCTATTACCCTAAAACAGAAATTTCAAGACTCTCTGCGTCACAGATTAGGAACCTTAATCCTGTGTTTGGGGGATCGGGACCAGCTCTTACAGGACTTCGTAATCTAGGGAACACTTGCTATATGAACTCCATATTACAGTGTCTGTGCAACGCACCTCACCTAGCTGAGTATTTTAACAAAAACTTGTATCAAGATGATATTAACAG GTCCAATTTCCTGGGGCATAAAGGTGAAGTGGCTGAAGAATTTGGAGTAATAATGAAAGCTTTGTGGACAGGACAGTATAAATATATCAGTCCAAAAGACTTCAAAATTACAATTGGGAAGATTAATGACCAGTTTGCAGGATACAGCCAGCAAGACTCCCAggagctgcttctctttctcatgGACGGCTTGCACGAAGACCTCAATAAA GCTGACAACAGGAAAAgatacaaggaagaaaacaatgatCATCTCGATGACCTCAAAGCAGCAGAACTAGCCTGGCAGAAGCACAAACAGCTCAACGAATCCATTATTGTGGCACTCTTCCAAGGCCAGTTCAAATCAACAGTGCAGTGTCTCACGTGTCACAAGAAGTCCCGGACCTTTGAGGCTTTCATGTATTTGTCCTTACCACTTGCATCCACTAGTAAATGCACACTGCAG GAATGCCTTAGATTGTTCTCCAAAGAGGAAAAGCTCACCGATAACAACAGATTTTACTGTAGCCATTGCAAAACTCGAAGGgattctttgaaaaaaatagaaatttggAAATTACCACCTGTGCTTCTCGTGCACCTGAAACG ATTTTCCTATGATGGAAGATGGAAGCAAAAGCTTCAGACCTCTGTAGATTTCCCATTGGAAACTCTTGACCTTTCACAGTATGTTATTGGTCCAAAGAATAATTTGAAGAGATACAATCTATTTTCAGTATCA AATCATTATGGTGGGTTGGATGGAGGGCACTACACCGCCTACTGCAAAAACGCCTCAAAACAGCGCTGGTTTAAGTTTGATGACCATGAAGTATCTGAGATCTCAGCATCATCTGTGAAATCCTCAGCTGCATATATTCTCTTTTACACTTCTTATGAACAAAGAGCAGTGGATATGGCCACATAA